The Legionella adelaidensis genome has a segment encoding these proteins:
- a CDS encoding cytochrome ubiquinol oxidase subunit I encodes MIPGSDVVDLSRLQFALTALYHFLFVPLTLGLSVLLAIMETLYVMTGRKIWQQMVKYWGLLFGINFVMGVATGLTMEFQFGTNWAYYSHYVGDVFGAPLAIEGLMAFFLEATFVGLFFFGWDKLTKIQHMVCTWLLALGTNLSALWILVANGWMQNPVGARFDFQTMRMEVQDFAEIFFNPVAQAKFVHTISAGYVTGAIFVLAVSAYFLLRGRNIPFAKRSMTVAVSFGLASALSVIVLGDESGYLANSNQKMKLAAIEAMWHTEKAPAGLTVIGWPNDETLHTDYGIEVPWVLGLIATRSISEPMEGIYELIQEGKMQIREGIKAYDALTRLQKKPDDAVAQSDFEKYGNYLGYGLLLKKYTENVVDATEVQIDQAAHDLKPKVIPLFFSFRIMVGCGIAILLIMVTGFYLSMKRRLHTERWYLHLAFWSLPLPWIAAELGWVVAEYGRQPWAVQGILPTHISTSSVSSGQLLTSISCFVIFYSVLAIVEVYLMVKYIRLGPENTAH; translated from the coding sequence ATGATTCCCGGAAGTGATGTTGTTGACCTTTCCCGCCTCCAGTTTGCTTTAACAGCTCTTTATCATTTTCTATTTGTGCCGCTTACCCTCGGTCTATCTGTACTCTTGGCGATTATGGAAACGTTGTATGTCATGACAGGGCGTAAAATCTGGCAGCAGATGGTTAAATATTGGGGATTGTTGTTTGGTATCAATTTTGTCATGGGAGTGGCAACAGGTCTTACTATGGAGTTCCAATTTGGAACGAATTGGGCCTATTATTCTCATTATGTAGGGGATGTCTTCGGAGCGCCTCTTGCTATCGAGGGATTAATGGCTTTTTTCCTCGAAGCAACCTTTGTTGGATTGTTTTTCTTTGGGTGGGATAAATTAACGAAAATCCAACATATGGTATGTACTTGGCTACTTGCTCTTGGAACCAATCTTTCTGCTTTGTGGATTCTCGTTGCAAATGGGTGGATGCAAAATCCTGTCGGGGCCAGGTTCGACTTCCAGACTATGCGCATGGAAGTTCAAGATTTTGCTGAAATTTTCTTTAACCCCGTTGCCCAAGCTAAATTTGTGCATACCATTAGCGCAGGATATGTGACAGGGGCCATTTTTGTATTGGCTGTGAGCGCTTATTTCCTTTTAAGAGGCCGAAATATTCCCTTTGCTAAACGATCGATGACGGTGGCCGTTTCTTTTGGTTTAGCTTCTGCCCTCTCTGTCATTGTCCTTGGGGACGAGAGTGGGTACCTTGCTAATAGTAACCAAAAAATGAAGCTTGCCGCGATAGAAGCCATGTGGCATACCGAAAAAGCTCCCGCAGGACTAACGGTTATCGGATGGCCGAATGATGAAACATTGCATACTGATTACGGTATAGAAGTACCTTGGGTTTTAGGTTTAATTGCAACCCGCTCAATAAGCGAACCTATGGAAGGGATATACGAATTAATCCAGGAAGGAAAAATGCAAATACGAGAAGGAATAAAAGCGTATGATGCATTAACCAGATTACAAAAGAAACCTGATGATGCGGTTGCGCAATCTGACTTTGAGAAATATGGCAATTATTTAGGCTATGGTTTATTACTAAAGAAATATACTGAAAATGTAGTGGATGCTACGGAAGTTCAAATTGACCAGGCTGCACATGATCTAAAACCTAAAGTTATTCCACTATTTTTTTCATTTCGTATTATGGTTGGTTGTGGAATCGCCATTCTCCTTATTATGGTAACGGGATTTTATCTATCAATGAAACGCAGATTACATACCGAACGATGGTATCTCCATCTTGCATTTTGGTCTTTACCATTACCATGGATTGCAGCAGAACTGGGATGGGTGGTTGCCGAATATGGGCGTCAACCCTGGGCAGTACAAGGTATTTTACCCACGCACATATCCACCTCTTCAGTGAGTAGTGGGCAATTGCTTACATCAATTAGTTGCTTCGTTATTTTTTATAGTGTTCTGGCGATTGTAGAGGTATATCTCATGGTGAAATATATTCGTCTCGGCCCCGAAAATACTGCGCACTAG
- a CDS encoding DUF167 domain-containing protein — translation MWFKIQDQYVTFQIIAKPNAKKTALVKITEHELYIAIHAKPHKGEANKELLLFLSKLFATPKSSITLKGEHSKYKHVVVPLTASLQKIINDPSLLLNETKDSS, via the coding sequence ATGTGGTTTAAAATACAAGATCAGTACGTTACATTTCAAATTATAGCGAAACCAAACGCGAAAAAAACTGCACTTGTAAAAATCACAGAACACGAATTGTACATTGCTATCCACGCCAAACCTCACAAAGGCGAAGCAAACAAAGAACTATTGTTATTCTTATCCAAATTATTCGCAACGCCTAAAAGCAGTATCACTCTTAAGGGAGAGCACAGTAAATACAAACATGTCGTGGTGCCTTTAACTGCAAGCCTGCAAAAAATTATTAACGATCCGTCTTTGTTATTGAATGAAACGAAAGACAGCTCGTAG
- a CDS encoding HigA family addiction module antitoxin codes for MLTKNKPPSHPGKVLYQEYLEPLGLSQKQFAEHLGWTYPRLNEIINMRRGVTADSALAFGEAFGMEPEYWLNLQMQWDLWNARKTHVRVPFLTKIKEK; via the coding sequence ATGCTTACCAAAAATAAACCCCCTTCTCACCCGGGTAAAGTATTATATCAGGAGTATTTGGAGCCTCTAGGATTATCACAAAAACAATTCGCAGAACATTTAGGTTGGACTTATCCACGCCTGAATGAAATTATAAACATGCGACGCGGTGTTACAGCAGACTCTGCACTTGCTTTTGGTGAAGCTTTCGGAATGGAGCCTGAATATTGGCTCAATTTACAAATGCAATGGGATTTATGGAATGCTCGAAAAACTCATGTACGTGTGCCATTCCTCACAAAAATAAAAGAGAAATAA
- a CDS encoding FAD-dependent oxidoreductase — protein MKILIVGAGIAGLCLGALLKKRGLEPIIIEKASSLGDVGYMLGLYPIGANVLRALNCYDEYIAHSVPGETYEAYTTSGTLLKQFSFEKIVEQYGPYQLISRADLLKVIAESTDLAIRFNTEVLSLEQSLDQVNVTFSDKTDDTFDLVVGADGIHSHTRSLVLAESDYSYFKTGWGGWVWWGNENIVPSNTIREFWGNGTFLGIYPVKGKVGVIAAVDSGSPDQALKGASRKEYILQKFSPINQQHPEYFQDLPSDTERVFFWSLADQKASVWFKERILFIGDAATAFLPTAGVGASMALESAAVLDDILSRTGKEYIPLALRMFEKRRRKRVEATQKDSRKLAKLMFVNKKWQVMMRDSFTKYMSVESLIKSIIKGFDEPI, from the coding sequence ATGAAAATATTAATTGTTGGAGCAGGGATTGCTGGTTTATGTTTAGGCGCATTACTAAAAAAAAGAGGCCTTGAGCCCATAATTATTGAAAAAGCTTCCTCCTTAGGAGATGTAGGCTATATGTTAGGGCTTTACCCGATTGGAGCGAATGTATTGCGGGCATTAAATTGCTATGATGAATACATAGCTCACTCCGTACCCGGCGAAACCTACGAAGCTTATACTACAAGCGGTACATTATTAAAGCAATTTTCTTTCGAAAAGATTGTTGAACAATATGGTCCTTACCAGCTTATATCCCGTGCGGATTTATTAAAAGTTATTGCAGAAAGCACCGATCTCGCTATCCGTTTTAATACAGAAGTATTGAGCCTGGAGCAATCCCTGGACCAAGTAAATGTGACATTTTCAGATAAGACCGACGATACCTTTGACTTGGTAGTCGGAGCTGATGGAATTCATTCCCACACAAGAAGTCTGGTATTAGCTGAGAGTGATTATAGTTATTTTAAAACAGGATGGGGCGGTTGGGTCTGGTGGGGAAATGAGAACATTGTTCCAAGCAATACCATTCGAGAATTTTGGGGCAATGGCACTTTTCTTGGAATTTACCCGGTCAAAGGCAAAGTTGGAGTGATTGCCGCAGTGGATTCCGGAAGTCCCGACCAGGCATTGAAAGGTGCCAGTCGCAAGGAATATATTTTACAAAAATTTTCTCCCATTAATCAGCAACACCCCGAATACTTTCAGGATTTACCTTCGGACACCGAACGGGTATTTTTTTGGTCATTAGCCGATCAAAAAGCTTCTGTTTGGTTTAAAGAACGTATTTTATTTATAGGCGACGCGGCTACAGCATTTTTGCCTACAGCAGGTGTGGGGGCATCGATGGCATTAGAATCTGCAGCCGTACTGGATGATATTCTTTCACGAACAGGAAAAGAATATATTCCCCTTGCTTTACGCATGTTTGAAAAAAGGAGAAGAAAAAGGGTAGAAGCCACGCAAAAAGATTCACGTAAACTTGCGAAATTAATGTTTGTTAATAAAAAATGGCAAGTAATGATGCGCGACTCTTTTACAAAATATATGTCCGTAGAGTCTTTAATTAAAAGTATTATCAAAGGTTTTGATGAGCCCATTTAA
- a CDS encoding zinc ribbon domain-containing protein YjdM, translating to MTDQPACPKCNSPYTYTDGTLLICSQCAHEWTPQEENVESNALEVVKDAHGTVLNDGDTITVIKDLKIKGSSQVVKVGTKVRNIRLLPAEDHNIDCKIDGIGAMKLKSEFVKKV from the coding sequence ATGACTGACCAACCGGCATGCCCAAAATGTAATTCACCCTATACTTATACTGATGGCACACTCCTTATTTGCTCCCAGTGTGCGCATGAATGGACTCCTCAAGAAGAAAATGTAGAGAGCAATGCGCTGGAAGTGGTTAAAGATGCGCATGGGACAGTGCTAAATGACGGAGATACCATTACAGTAATTAAAGATTTAAAAATTAAAGGCTCATCGCAAGTAGTCAAAGTAGGGACAAAAGTTAGAAACATTCGATTGTTGCCTGCAGAGGATCACAACATTGATTGCAAAATTGATGGTATTGGAGCGATGAAGCTTAAGTCAGAATTTGTCAAAAAGGTGTAA
- a CDS encoding Crp/Fnr family transcriptional regulator produces the protein MMFNLDSSPPIASCTACALENFCQKESAFFNYSALNTCQKYYKPGDKIVKDGDTLGNIFIIQEGSAKAVHLLSSGKEQIVCFYLPGEPIGFNAITTKKHPYTVITITPTVVCQIPYQRLLEQIYVSPELQSVLLNVVESASHYAFNHTYSSLVPVGERVSIFFIDLVNRLQKVYASFPLPLPMQKQEIANFLGITAETISRWISLFQKENLLRLLNKEILFIDKEKLQNVKITSLPFDK, from the coding sequence ATGATGTTTAATCTTGACAGCTCTCCCCCCATTGCCTCTTGTACTGCTTGTGCACTAGAAAATTTTTGCCAAAAAGAATCAGCATTTTTTAATTATTCGGCATTAAATACCTGTCAAAAATACTATAAGCCAGGGGATAAAATTGTAAAAGACGGCGACACGCTGGGAAACATATTTATTATCCAGGAGGGCTCTGCTAAAGCAGTTCATTTATTATCTTCCGGTAAAGAACAAATTGTCTGTTTTTATTTACCAGGTGAGCCCATTGGATTTAACGCCATTACGACTAAAAAACATCCTTATACCGTAATTACAATAACACCCACAGTAGTTTGTCAAATACCCTATCAACGTTTATTGGAACAAATTTACGTATCGCCTGAGCTTCAATCGGTACTATTAAACGTAGTTGAAAGTGCATCTCATTATGCTTTCAACCATACCTATTCTTCCTTAGTGCCAGTAGGGGAGCGCGTATCCATTTTTTTTATTGATCTCGTTAATCGCCTACAGAAGGTTTACGCTTCTTTCCCTTTACCTTTACCGATGCAAAAACAAGAGATTGCAAATTTCTTAGGGATTACTGCAGAGACCATTAGCCGTTGGATTTCTCTTTTTCAAAAAGAAAATCTGTTAAGACTATTAAATAAAGAAATCCTATTTATTGATAAGGAAAAATTACAAAACGTAAAGATAACTTCTTTACCATTCGATAAATAA
- the cydP gene encoding cytochrome oxidase putative small subunit CydP: MRTIGVEISVTLIIKCILLFILWWVCFKGESKRHVSPTAWLLSTNQYVTPPTQDKVMYDSRK; this comes from the coding sequence ATGCGAACTATTGGCGTCGAAATCTCAGTTACTTTAATTATAAAATGTATATTATTATTCATTTTGTGGTGGGTATGCTTTAAAGGTGAATCCAAACGTCATGTTAGCCCGACCGCATGGTTATTAAGCACAAACCAGTATGTAACCCCTCCAACGCAAGATAAGGTGATGTATGATTCCCGGAAGTGA
- a CDS encoding SulP family inorganic anion transporter: MIAIRQAYHAGVLKPQHWAANIGAGIIVGIVALPLAMAFAIASGVPPAQGLYTAIIAGLIVGVFGGSRVQIAGPTGAFIIILAGVTAHYGVEGLQVATLLAGFILLFMGMMKLGSVIKFIPDPVIVGFTSGIGVIIFVSEWNDFFGLSLHLPLETPFHAKIFALINALPQLDVATTALAVLSLLLTWLSPKFLKKIPGPLVAMMVVTVAEYYFQFPTVATIGSTFGGIPSELPKLQLPLFDWHHSLDLMGPALSIALLGAIESLLSATAADGLAKTRHHSNQELIGQGIANIVTPLFGGFAATGAIARTATNVRHGGNSPIAAIVHSLFLLLVIWVLAPLAKYIPLSALAAILFVVAYNMSDVSHFKYILTHAPRHDVLVLVTTFLLTVLTNLVIAVNIGVIVAMLLFIRRMNQAVTIEKEQHTKFSEELADQSVLPADVVIYSIQGPFFFGAAEKIEKALAETHSDPKVIIFRLKNTPFMDMTGLQTFREIIESFHHRGIHVYLCEANKNVHKKLDKIKIHHWIEKSSISGTLEELIQNLQSDSLLEHRIIP, encoded by the coding sequence ATGATTGCCATACGCCAAGCTTATCACGCGGGGGTACTGAAACCCCAACATTGGGCCGCCAACATTGGGGCCGGAATTATTGTAGGTATTGTAGCTTTGCCTTTAGCAATGGCCTTTGCTATTGCTTCAGGGGTGCCACCAGCACAAGGATTATATACCGCAATTATTGCAGGGTTAATCGTGGGTGTTTTTGGTGGAAGTCGCGTGCAAATTGCAGGCCCTACAGGTGCCTTTATTATTATTCTTGCCGGAGTAACTGCGCATTACGGTGTGGAAGGATTGCAAGTTGCGACTTTGCTTGCGGGGTTTATCCTGCTTTTTATGGGGATGATGAAGCTAGGTAGTGTCATTAAATTTATTCCAGACCCTGTGATTGTGGGTTTTACAAGTGGTATTGGAGTCATTATTTTTGTAAGTGAATGGAATGATTTTTTTGGGTTATCGCTGCACTTGCCGCTGGAAACACCTTTTCATGCAAAAATATTCGCATTAATTAATGCTTTGCCTCAACTGGATGTGGCAACAACAGCATTAGCAGTTCTTAGTTTATTATTAACGTGGCTTAGCCCCAAGTTTTTAAAGAAGATTCCTGGACCCTTAGTGGCAATGATGGTGGTTACTGTCGCGGAATATTACTTTCAATTTCCAACGGTAGCTACTATAGGTAGCACCTTTGGTGGTATTCCCTCAGAACTTCCAAAACTACAATTACCTTTGTTTGATTGGCATCATAGCTTGGATTTAATGGGTCCCGCATTATCAATTGCCTTATTAGGGGCGATTGAGTCGTTACTATCGGCAACAGCAGCCGATGGCTTGGCCAAAACAAGACATCATTCCAATCAAGAGTTAATTGGACAAGGTATTGCTAACATTGTCACCCCATTGTTTGGCGGGTTTGCTGCCACGGGAGCCATTGCTCGCACTGCAACGAATGTTCGGCATGGCGGCAATAGTCCTATTGCGGCAATTGTTCACTCCCTCTTTTTACTGTTAGTGATTTGGGTACTTGCACCCCTGGCCAAATATATTCCTTTATCCGCTTTGGCTGCTATTCTTTTTGTGGTGGCGTACAATATGAGCGATGTATCCCATTTTAAATACATACTGACCCATGCACCGCGACATGATGTATTGGTATTGGTAACTACATTTTTATTGACCGTTCTGACTAATTTAGTAATTGCTGTCAATATAGGGGTTATCGTAGCGATGCTTCTTTTTATTCGTCGTATGAATCAAGCCGTAACAATTGAAAAAGAACAGCATACCAAATTCAGTGAGGAGCTTGCCGACCAGTCTGTCCTTCCAGCAGACGTGGTTATTTATTCTATACAAGGTCCCTTCTTTTTTGGTGCCGCAGAAAAAATAGAAAAAGCTTTAGCAGAAACCCACTCTGATCCCAAAGTTATTATTTTTCGTTTAAAAAACACCCCATTTATGGATATGACGGGACTGCAAACATTTCGAGAAATTATTGAGAGTTTTCATCATCGTGGAATACATGTTTATTTGTGTGAAGCGAATAAGAACGTGCATAAAAAATTAGATAAAATAAAAATCCATCATTGGATTGAAAAAAGTTCTATATCTGGAACATTAGAAGAACTCATTCAGAACTTGCAATCGGATTCACTACTGGAACATAGGATAATACCATGA
- the cydB gene encoding cytochrome d ubiquinol oxidase subunit II — protein sequence MFDYETLRVVWWVLLGVLLIGFAVMDGFDLGTAMLLPIIGKTNLERRVLINSISATWEGNQVWFILGGGAIFAAWPTLYALSFSGFYFAMLLVLLALILRPVGFKYRSKIDNSQWRKFWDLALFIGAFTPSLLFGVAIGNVLQGVPFYFDNSLRSFYVGSFFDLVNPFAVLCGLLSVCMLAMHGAYFINIRTEGNLQHRARITARITSILSVVLFSIGGICIYTIIQGYSLSESISHFGPSNPLLKAVTKGQGIWLSNYRTYPFTLIFPLLGIIAPLLAMCSIKRAGIAFIFSALSIVGIIGTVGISMFPFILPSSLNPNQSLLVWDSSSSQLTLGIMLAATVIFMPIILLYTSWVYHVLRGKVTAETVINDKVAY from the coding sequence ATGTTTGATTATGAAACTTTACGAGTAGTTTGGTGGGTTTTATTAGGAGTTCTTCTTATTGGTTTTGCTGTAATGGATGGGTTTGATCTGGGTACAGCGATGTTATTACCCATCATTGGCAAGACGAACCTGGAAAGACGCGTTTTAATTAATAGCATTAGTGCTACATGGGAAGGTAATCAAGTATGGTTTATTTTAGGAGGGGGGGCGATCTTTGCCGCCTGGCCTACTTTATATGCCCTGTCATTTTCAGGTTTTTATTTTGCTATGTTGCTTGTGCTTTTGGCATTGATTTTAAGACCGGTTGGATTTAAATACCGCTCTAAAATTGATAATTCCCAGTGGAGGAAATTCTGGGATTTAGCCTTATTTATTGGTGCTTTTACTCCTTCACTTTTATTTGGAGTGGCGATAGGGAATGTATTGCAAGGTGTGCCTTTTTATTTCGATAACAGTTTGCGATCTTTTTATGTTGGATCTTTCTTTGATTTAGTGAATCCGTTTGCTGTGTTATGTGGTTTACTTTCGGTATGCATGTTAGCCATGCACGGAGCTTACTTTATTAATATTCGAACAGAAGGGAACTTGCAACATCGCGCAAGAATTACAGCCCGCATTACTTCTATTCTCTCTGTGGTATTGTTTTCTATAGGGGGAATATGTATATACACAATTATTCAAGGGTATAGCCTTTCGGAGTCTATATCCCATTTCGGGCCTTCAAATCCGCTCTTGAAAGCAGTGACAAAGGGCCAGGGGATATGGCTTTCTAATTATAGGACCTATCCTTTCACATTAATTTTTCCATTGCTGGGAATAATTGCTCCCTTATTGGCTATGTGCTCTATAAAGCGAGCAGGTATTGCTTTTATATTTAGCGCATTATCAATTGTAGGCATCATTGGCACGGTAGGTATCAGCATGTTTCCTTTTATACTTCCCTCGTCATTAAACCCTAATCAAAGCTTGCTAGTGTGGGACAGTTCTTCAAGCCAACTTACGTTAGGTATCATGTTAGCGGCAACCGTTATTTTTATGCCTATTATTTTGCTTTACACCTCTTGGGTTTATCATGTTTTACGCGGTAAGGTTACGGCTGAAACCGTGATAAATGATAAAGTCGCTTATTAG
- the cydX gene encoding cytochrome bd-I oxidase subunit CydX — protein sequence MWYFSWILGTGLACTFAILNALWLELRVNEIQDEPNQNERRL from the coding sequence ATGTGGTATTTTTCCTGGATATTGGGTACAGGTTTGGCATGTACTTTTGCTATATTAAACGCCTTATGGCTTGAGCTACGCGTGAATGAAATTCAAGACGAGCCCAATCAGAATGAAAGGAGACTCTAA